In a genomic window of Weissella tructae:
- a CDS encoding ribonuclease HII — translation MPNETIASIKAQLAAGASQEDLTRWQADTRQGVQKLLAQEAKRAAKAKADTDAFNERLSFEHDAWGRGLTVAGVDEVGRGPLAGPVVACAVVIDDSFDLISVHDSKQLSQVKREALDADIKSQVVAYAFSVIDADVIDDVNIYEASRIAMKEAIEKLPTQPDELLLDAMTVDLPQPQEKLIKGDDRSISIGAASILAKNYRDALMTEYAQKYPGYGFENHAGYGTKQHLTALDELGVTPIHRKTFSPVMKYLK, via the coding sequence ATGCCGAATGAAACAATTGCGAGTATTAAAGCGCAATTAGCGGCAGGAGCGTCACAAGAAGATTTAACACGTTGGCAAGCTGATACACGCCAAGGTGTGCAAAAGTTATTAGCCCAAGAAGCAAAAAGAGCAGCCAAAGCAAAAGCTGATACTGATGCTTTTAATGAGCGATTAAGCTTTGAACATGATGCCTGGGGACGTGGTTTAACCGTCGCTGGCGTAGACGAAGTGGGGCGTGGTCCACTTGCTGGTCCAGTTGTCGCATGTGCTGTTGTTATTGATGATTCGTTTGATTTGATTAGTGTGCATGATTCGAAACAATTGTCACAAGTAAAGCGCGAAGCATTAGATGCTGATATTAAATCGCAAGTTGTCGCATATGCGTTTAGTGTGATTGATGCTGACGTTATCGATGACGTTAATATTTATGAAGCAAGTCGGATTGCAATGAAAGAAGCAATTGAGAAATTGCCAACACAGCCAGACGAACTCTTGCTTGATGCGATGACGGTAGACTTACCACAACCACAAGAAAAGCTAATTAAAGGTGATGATCGTAGTATCAGTATTGGTGCTGCATCCATCTTAGCTAAAAATTATCGAGATGCGTTGATGACGGAATATGCTCAGAAATACCCTGGCTATGGTTTTGAAAATCATGCAGGGTATGGCACAAAACAGCATTTAACAGCGCTGGATGAATTAGGTGTCACACCAATTCATCGTAAAACGTTTAGTCCAGTCATGAAATATCTAAAATAA
- a CDS encoding lectin-like domain-containing protein, whose translation MRFKMYKAGKIWVFSAAVLAGLAVVDETNMVMGAQINIAGTQELSATKYLVEITKENFSDYFDMNGSATYDQESGIVTLTEKKRKQSGNVKLKEHFNPNEDFLLQGGLNLGDNSNGQPIKGNGLERGGDGVGFVFHPGDINQVGNVGGAIGIGGIVDGFGFKFDTYWNGNSSGIAEKDPEFLKGKSFGSFVYNDENVRAITWEDESEPWSMPKQIDEPSNNEFKDVVIDYRAATGNVSIVYDGQVWTRTLRDFLNDDMGPIAFGVAGSTGTAVNLQQFRLDSLSFYELAENPKIHQVELEDTVMTGTGHPGDEFEVKDQNGNVIGSGLINSDGTWEISVPKDHVINPNDDYTVFANKPGDKTIKRIPDTTTVPNKVITVPTIPVDEDGNEIPVPDGMEMPKVEGKPGDKKIITPDEVPDIPGYEKPKEPIEVVIPDDGASIEIPYEKLTEPKPDPQPEKKEVPTIPVDEDGNKISVPDGVEMPKVEGKPGDKKVITPDELPDIPGYEKPKEPIEVVIPDDGASIEIPYEKLLEPKPEPEPEKKEVPTIPVDEDGNKILVPDGVELPKVEGKPGDKKIITPDEVPDIPGYEKPKEPIEVVIPDDGSPIEIPYEKLPDPKPEPQPEKKEVPTIPVDEDGNKIPVPDGVEMPKAEGKPGDTKVITPDELPDIPGYEKPKESIEVVIPDDGSPIEIPYEKLPDLKPEPTPKPDPDPQPEKKEVPTIPVDEDGNKIPVPDGVEMPKAEGKPGDKKVITPDELPDIPGYEKPKEPIEVVIPDDGSPIEIPYEKLPDPNPEPKPDPQPEKKEVPTIPVDKDGNKIPVPDGVEMPKVEGKPGDKKVITPDELPDIPGYEKPKEPIEVVIPDDGSPIEIPYEKQPDPKPEPTPDPQPEEGKTPTIPVDKDGNKIPVPDGVEMPKVEGNPGDKKVITPDELPDIPGYEKPKEPIEVVIPDDGSPIAIPYEKLPDPKPEPQPEKKEVPTIPVDKDGNKILAPDGVEMPKVEGKSGDKKVITPDELPDVPGYEKPKEPIEVVMPDDGSPIEIPYEKLPKPDPQPEKKEVPTVPVDKDGNKVPVPDGVEMPKVEGKSGDKKVITPDELPDIPGYEKPKEPIEIVIPDDGSPIEIPYTEKKTPSVPVDKETGKEIKLPEGEKMPEVPGKPGDVVEIDINDLPDIPGYDKPTPDENGKIKITVPEEGKSVEIPYTEKKTPSVPVDEKTGEEIKLPEGEKMPEVPGNPGEEVEIDINDLPDIPGYDKPTPDENGKIKVQIPKDGGPVQIPYTEKKTPSVPVDKETGKEIKLPEGEKMPEVPGKPGDVVEIDINDLPDIPGYDKPTPDENGKIKITVPEEGKSVEIPYTEKKTPSVPVDKETGKEIKLPEGEKMPEVPGKPGDVVEIDINDLPDIPGYDKPTPDENGKIKITVPEEGKSVEIPYTEKKTPSVPVDKETGKEIKLPEGEKMPEVPGKPGDVVEIDINDLPDIPGYDKPTPDENGKIKITVPEEGKSIEIPYTEKKTPSVPVDKETGKEIKLPEGEKMPEVPGKPGDVVEIDINDLPDIPGYDKPTPDENGKIKITVPEEGKSIEIPYTEKKTPSRPVDKNTGKEIKTDKSFPSIKGKPGDMVEIDINDLPDIPGFSKPKADKNGKIKVQIPEDGKPVEIPYQPDTQSRPVDKNTGKEIKTDKNFPTIKGHPGDVVEVDVNDLPEIPGYNKPKGDKNGKIKVTIPENGMIDFGYTPIEAGKPGQPEQNNNGSKNTPENKTPEKGKSKGEASYPNTGSETNVLVSALGAAMLALTGLFAGLTKLRKK comes from the coding sequence ATGCGATTCAAAATGTATAAAGCAGGGAAAATATGGGTGTTTTCAGCAGCTGTCTTAGCGGGGCTTGCTGTTGTAGATGAAACAAATATGGTAATGGGAGCACAAATTAATATTGCTGGTACGCAAGAACTTTCAGCAACGAAATATTTAGTCGAAATCACTAAAGAAAATTTTAGTGATTATTTTGATATGAATGGATCCGCAACATATGATCAAGAATCAGGGATTGTAACGTTAACTGAAAAGAAACGAAAGCAAAGTGGAAATGTTAAATTAAAAGAACACTTTAATCCGAATGAAGATTTTCTATTACAGGGTGGCTTGAATTTAGGCGATAATTCCAATGGACAACCCATTAAAGGAAATGGATTAGAACGTGGTGGAGACGGAGTGGGATTTGTCTTTCATCCAGGTGACATTAACCAAGTTGGGAACGTGGGTGGTGCCATTGGTATTGGGGGTATTGTTGATGGATTTGGCTTCAAATTTGACACATATTGGAATGGAAATTCATCAGGAATTGCTGAAAAAGACCCTGAATTTTTAAAAGGAAAATCATTTGGTTCGTTTGTCTACAATGACGAAAATGTTCGAGCAATTACATGGGAAGATGAGAGTGAACCATGGTCAATGCCAAAACAAATTGATGAACCTAGTAACAATGAATTTAAGGATGTTGTCATTGATTACCGTGCTGCAACTGGAAATGTAAGTATTGTGTATGACGGCCAAGTGTGGACACGAACATTGCGAGATTTCTTAAATGACGATATGGGCCCAATTGCATTTGGTGTGGCTGGTTCAACTGGTACAGCAGTTAACCTACAGCAATTCAGATTAGACTCATTATCTTTTTATGAACTAGCTGAGAATCCAAAAATTCACCAAGTTGAATTGGAAGATACCGTAATGACTGGGACGGGCCATCCAGGCGATGAATTTGAAGTTAAAGATCAAAATGGAAATGTCATTGGTAGTGGCTTAATTAATAGTGATGGAACATGGGAGATTTCGGTTCCTAAGGATCATGTGATTAATCCGAATGATGATTATACTGTTTTTGCCAACAAACCAGGCGACAAAACCATTAAGCGTATTCCAGATACGACAACTGTGCCTAACAAAGTGATTACAGTGCCAACTATCCCTGTGGATGAAGATGGTAATGAAATTCCGGTACCAGATGGCATGGAGATGCCAAAGGTAGAAGGAAAGCCGGGAGATAAAAAGATTATTACGCCTGATGAAGTGCCTGATATTCCTGGATATGAAAAGCCAAAGGAACCAATCGAAGTTGTGATTCCAGATGACGGCGCATCAATTGAAATTCCATACGAAAAGCTAACAGAACCAAAGCCAGACCCACAACCAGAAAAGAAGGAAGTTCCGACAATTCCGGTAGATGAAGACGGAAACAAGATTTCCGTACCAGATGGTGTGGAAATGCCAAAGGTAGAAGGAAAGCCAGGAGACAAGAAGGTTATCACACCAGACGAATTACCTGATATTCCTGGATATGAAAAGCCAAAGGAACCAATCGAAGTTGTGATACCGGATGATGGCGCATCAATTGAAATTCCATACGAGAAGCTACTAGAGCCAAAGCCTGAACCAGAACCAGAAAAGAAGGAAGTTCCGACAATTCCGGTAGATGAAGACGGAAACAAGATTTTGGTACCAGATGGTGTGGAACTGCCAAAGGTAGAAGGAAAGCCGGGAGATAAAAAGATTATTACGCCGGATGAAGTTCCTGATATTCCTGGATATGAAAAGCCAAAGGAACCAATCGAAGTTGTGATCCCAGATGATGGCTCACCAATCGAAATTCCTTACGAGAAACTACCAGATCCAAAGCCTGAACCACAACCAGAAAAGAAGGAAGTTCCGACAATTCCGGTAGATGAAGATGGTAATAAGATTCCAGTTCCAGATGGCGTAGAAATGCCAAAGGCGGAAGGAAAACCAGGAGATACGAAGGTGATTACGCCAGACGAATTGCCGGATATCCCTGGATACGAGAAACCAAAGGAATCAATCGAAGTTGTGATTCCAGATGATGGATCACCAATCGAAATTCCGTACGAAAAGCTACCAGATCTAAAGCCTGAACCAACGCCAAAGCCAGATCCAGACCCACAACCAGAAAAGAAGGAAGTACCAACGATTCCGGTAGATGAAGATGGTAATAAGATTCCAGTTCCAGATGGCGTAGAAATGCCAAAGGCGGAAGGAAAGCCAGGAGATAAGAAGGTGATTACGCCAGACGAATTGCCGGATATCCCTGGATACGAGAAGCCAAAGGAACCAATCGAAGTCGTGATTCCAGATGATGGTTCACCAATCGAAATTCCATACGAAAAGCTACCGGATCCAAATCCTGAACCAAAACCAGATCCACAACCAGAAAAGAAGGAAGTACCAACAATTCCGGTTGATAAGGATGGAAACAAGATTCCGGTGCCAGATGGTGTGGAAATGCCGAAGGTGGAAGGAAAGCCAGGAGATAAGAAGGTTATTACACCAGACGAACTACCTGATATTCCTGGATACGAAAAGCCAAAGGAACCAATCGAAGTTGTGATTCCAGATGATGGCTCACCGATCGAAATTCCATACGAGAAGCAACCAGATCCAAAGCCTGAACCAACGCCAGATCCACAACCTGAAGAAGGCAAGACACCAACAATTCCGGTTGATAAGGACGGAAACAAGATTCCAGTACCAGATGGTGTGGAAATGCCAAAGGTGGAAGGAAACCCAGGAGATAAGAAGGTTATTACACCAGACGAATTGCCTGATATCCCTGGATACGAGAAGCCAAAGGAACCAATCGAAGTTGTGATTCCAGATGATGGCTCACCGATCGCAATTCCATACGAGAAGCTACCAGATCCAAAGCCTGAACCACAACCAGAAAAGAAGGAAGTGCCGACAATTCCGGTTGATAAGGATGGAAATAAGATTCTGGCACCAGATGGTGTGGAAATGCCAAAGGTGGAAGGAAAGTCAGGCGATAAGAAGGTTATCACACCAGACGAATTGCCTGATGTTCCTGGATACGAAAAGCCAAAGGAACCGATTGAAGTTGTGATGCCAGATGATGGATCACCAATCGAAATTCCGTACGAGAAGCTACCAAAGCCTGACCCACAACCAGAAAAGAAGGAAGTGCCAACAGTTCCGGTTGATAAGGATGGTAATAAGGTTCCGGTACCAGATGGCGTAGAAATGCCAAAGGTGGAAGGAAAGTCAGGCGATAAGAAGGTTATCACACCAGATGAATTGCCTGATATTCCTGGATACGAAAAGCCAAAGGAACCAATCGAAATTGTGATTCCAGATGATGGATCACCAATCGAAATTCCATACACTGAAAAGAAGACACCTTCAGTTCCAGTAGATAAGGAAACAGGTAAGGAAATCAAGTTGCCAGAAGGTGAAAAGATGCCTGAAGTACCTGGAAAGCCAGGAGACGTTGTAGAAATTGACATCAACGACTTGCCTGACATTCCTGGATACGACAAGCCAACACCAGACGAAAACGGAAAGATCAAGATTACTGTTCCTGAAGAAGGAAAGTCAGTCGAAATTCCATATACTGAAAAGAAGACACCTTCTGTTCCAGTAGATGAAAAGACGGGTGAAGAAATTAAGTTACCAGAAGGTGAAAAGATGCCTGAAGTACCTGGGAACCCAGGGGAAGAAGTTGAAATTGACATCAACGACTTGCCTGACATTCCTGGATATGACAAGCCAACACCAGACGAAAACGGAAAGATTAAGGTTCAAATTCCTAAGGATGGTGGACCAGTTCAAATTCCATATACTGAAAAGAAGACACCTTCAGTTCCGGTAGATAAGGAAACAGGTAAGGAAATCAAGTTGCCAGAAGGTGAAAAGATGCCTGAAGTACCTGGAAAGCCAGGAGACGTTGTAGAAATTGACATCAACGACTTGCCTGATATTCCTGGATACGACAAGCCAACACCAGACGAAAACGGAAAGATTAAGATTACTGTTCCTGAAGAAGGAAAGTCAGTCGAAATTCCATACACTGAAAAGAAGACACCTTCAGTTCCGGTAGATAAGGAAACAGGTAAGGAAATCAAGTTGCCAGAAGGTGAAAAGATGCCTGAAGTACCTGGAAAGCCAGGAGACGTTGTAGAAATTGATATCAACGACTTGCCTGATATTCCTGGATACGACAAGCCAACACCAGATGAAAATGGAAAGATCAAGATTACTGTTCCTGAAGAAGGAAAGTCAGTCGAAATTCCATACACTGAAAAGAAGACACCTTCAGTTCCGGTAGATAAGGAAACAGGTAAGGAAATCAAGTTGCCAGAAGGTGAAAAGATGCCTGAAGTACCTGGAAAGCCAGGAGACGTTGTAGAAATTGACATCAACGACTTGCCTGACATTCCTGGATACGACAAGCCAACACCAGACGAAAACGGAAAGATCAAGATTACTGTTCCTGAAGAAGGAAAGTCAATCGAAATTCCATACACTGAAAAGAAGACACCTTCAGTTCCGGTAGATAAGGAAACAGGTAAGGAAATCAAGTTGCCAGAAGGTGAAAAGATGCCTGAAGTACCTGGAAAGCCAGGAGACGTTGTAGAAATTGACATCAACGACTTGCCTGACATTCCTGGATACGACAAGCCAACACCAGACGAAAACGGAAAGATCAAGATTACTGTTCCTGAAGAAGGAAAGTCAATCGAAATTCCATATACTGAAAAGAAGACACCTTCACGTCCAGTGGACAAGAATACAGGTAAGGAAATCAAGACTGATAAGAGTTTCCCAAGTATCAAGGGTAAGCCTGGAGACATGGTAGAAATCGATATCAATGATTTGCCTGATATCCCTGGATTCTCAAAGCCAAAGGCTGACAAGAATGGTAAGATTAAGGTTCAAATTCCTGAAGATGGAAAGCCAGTTGAAATTCCATATCAACCAGATACACAAAGCCGTCCTGTAGATAAGAACACAGGTAAGGAAATTAAGACAGATAAGAATTTCCCAACTATTAAGGGACACCCAGGCGATGTTGTAGAAGTTGATGTAAATGATTTGCCAGAAATCCCTGGTTACAACAAGCCAAAGGGAGATAAGAACGGTAAGATTAAGGTTACTATTCCTGAAAACGGAATGATTGACTTTGGTTACACACCAATTGAAGCTGGTAAGCCTGGTCAACCAGAACAAAACAATAATGGTTCAAAGAACACACCTGAAAACAAGACTCCTGAAAAGGGTAAGTCAAAGGGTGAAGCATCATATCCAAATACAGGATCAGAAACTAACGTACTTGTTTCAGCTCTTGGTGCGGCGATGTTAGCTTTGACAGGATTATTTGCCGGATTAACAAAGCTTCGCAAGAAGTAA